TTCATATGAATCAGGGCTGCCCCTCGTGCCTCTCGATCTGACGAGCACCACACGAGACAAGGGCCTTGGACATAGCCTTTCTGCATTCCGACCGCTCCTAAACCGAGCATCAATGGAGCAAGCGCCGCGCCGGGATCCCCGAAACAGTCAGCCGGATGTTCTATCCTGACGTTCTCTTGGAACCTCTCCTTGCTTCGCAGATAGGCGACGCCCCACTCTTTGGCCCAGAAATTTTCGCCATTGAATCCGGTGAACACCGTCTGCACCTTTTCTTTCACGGATGGGATGGACGCGAAGAGCTCTTGCACTGTGCTCGCGAGTCCGTCGCCTCGATACGGTTCCTCACTATATCGATGGCCCTTCTCGCCCCCAGTCGCGACAGCGGCAATCCTTGAGATTTGACCTTGGTCTGCAGTGCTTTTGTTTGGAGCCGTGAGCAATAAGAAAGCCGCCCCTTCACCCGGCACGAATCCATCCATCACGCCTTTGGCCAGGATCCGACCTTCCATATCGAGCGTGCCAAGCAGATACAAGTCGAGATAGGTATCGACGCCGCCCACGATCACAGAGCTCTCCTCGCCGGACTGCAAGCGCGCGAGGGCCTCTTGGAGCGCCAACAAGCCTGCTGCGCGACCATTGGGGAACATCTTGCTTCGTTTTAGATCGAACTTCAGGCCAGACTGTACTATCAGCTGCTCAAGGAATTTGTCTCCGGCTGGATCCGCGCGGCCTGGCAACGCGTCGGGAGTACCAACCAAGATAGGAATCTCCCCCACATTCGGCACTCCTCTAAGAGCCTCGCTCAGTGCCGGCGCTGCGAGTCTCAACATTCTGGCCTGCCGTGCCGTGAGGCCGATAGTTTCTTCCAACGAGCGTTCAAGCGGCGGGAGACAGTCATCCGGAACCAGCGCCATGGTGAACGGTTGGAATCGCCTGTCATAGATCGACGTTTCGCAGAATCGTGAGATCCCGGCTCTGACCGAGGAGGCCGTCTGCTGAGTGCCGATTCCCACCGGCGACATCATCCCAAGAGACACGATGGTCGCTCCTTGTGCAGACATCAGGCTGCCTTCGCTTCAAGATCCAGACTCTGGATTCCTATGTCGATCTGCTCGACCTTGAGCGCTTGCTTGTCACAGGGCAGCGCCGCGCGCCACAGCATCGAGAGGCGTGATTCATTTGGCTCAATCAGCACGGTTTCCAGATTGAGTGGCGGCGCCTGCTTTTTCCCCGCCAGCCGCACCACTGCCTCCAAGCGACAGACCGGCAAATAACACTTGAATGGTCCGCGAGGCGACGCATTGAGCACTTCCACCGGCTCTCCGCCTCGCAAGTACCCATCGCACACTAAATCGGGATGGGCCATATTGAAGAACCGTGGATTGAAGTCTTGAGGCAAGTACGGTGCCCGCTTTTTCTGCCACGCCTCATCATAGGTCCCGGCGAAGGATTTTCTTGGCTCCCAGGAGGGAGCGATATATCCAAAACCGGCCGGGTGAGGCCTGGCGCCGTGACCTGAGATCAGATCGGCCGGGTCTTCGAGATTTGGGATCGGCATACCATTGATGTCCTTTCGCCGCCTCTTTCCCGTGAACCCAGATCCGACCGGGTTGCGGGCCTCATACAGAATTCCCTTCTCTTCCGCAGTCCGATCATGGATACCACCGAATGCGCGCTCGTACACGAGCGGCATCGAGCGAAAGGGAGCCGGACTGGTCATGCGAAGTCCGAACAAACCGCCTCGCCATTCTCTGTCCCCAAAGACGCGGACCACTTTTTTTCGTTCGGCCACAACAACGGCCACGTCGAGTTGAGTCACCTCGCGCTGATCCGGTGCAGAAGCCTCGCCAATCAACACCACATCCGTCGATGGCTTGGTGAGATGCATTTCTGACGCGTATTTCACGCTCGACGCTCCCGGCTGGCCCCAATACTCGTCCGCAAGGATAATCGGTTGCTGCTTTGGAGCGATCGCGAGTGTCTTGCCGAGTTCGAACGTCGCTTTGATCGCCACGTACAGCGTGTCTATCCCCTGCTCGTTCGGAAAGACTGCCATCGAGGCGAAAAATGGAGTCGTGTTCTTCAATTGGAGCAAGGGCCCTCCTCCTAATTGATGCTGACGCTGCCGCCCTGGATCCTGTGCGGCCCCGAAGAACGCGACAGGATGTGGGC
Above is a genomic segment from Nitrospira defluvii containing:
- a CDS encoding DUF2169 family type VI secretion system accessory protein, which encodes MAVFPNEQGIDTLYVAIKATFELGKTLAIAPKQQPIILADEYWGQPGASSVKYASEMHLTKPSTDVVLIGEASAPDQREVTQLDVAVVVAERKKVVRVFGDREWRGGLFGLRMTSPAPFRSMPLVYERAFGGIHDRTAEEKGILYEARNPVGSGFTGKRRRKDINGMPIPNLEDPADLISGHGARPHPAGFGYIAPSWEPRKSFAGTYDEAWQKKRAPYLPQDFNPRFFNMAHPDLVCDGYLRGGEPVEVLNASPRGPFKCYLPVCRLEAVVRLAGKKQAPPLNLETVLIEPNESRLSMLWRAALPCDKQALKVEQIDIGIQSLDLEAKAA
- a CDS encoding beta-ketoacyl synthase N-terminal-like domain-containing protein — its product is MSLGMMSPVGIGTQQTASSVRAGISRFCETSIYDRRFQPFTMALVPDDCLPPLERSLEETIGLTARQARMLRLAAPALSEALRGVPNVGEIPILVGTPDALPGRADPAGDKFLEQLIVQSGLKFDLKRSKMFPNGRAAGLLALQEALARLQSGEESSVIVGGVDTYLDLYLLGTLDMEGRILAKGVMDGFVPGEGAAFLLLTAPNKSTADQGQISRIAAVATGGEKGHRYSEEPYRGDGLASTVQELFASIPSVKEKVQTVFTGFNGENFWAKEWGVAYLRSKERFQENVRIEHPADCFGDPGAALAPLMLGLGAVGMQKGYVQGPCLVWCSSDREARGAALIHMN